From the Kiritimatiellales bacterium genome, one window contains:
- a CDS encoding tagaturonate epimerase family protein — protein sequence MSEKVVYTLGCGDRFGHQGKAQLAAYIEAGKKGVQVFPVWNKSNREHKTVHTEPASLRVEADAAVQALNWHAPYFVDADHISLANVDGFIDASDFFTLDVAGEIGKPAAQNDIDSFVAAMQKFSGAIELPGLNEKLSVTSDELRRIAEHYLHAVQEAGRIYRHIAAKKSGAFAVEVSMDETDAPQTPLEMLFILAMIAQEKIPVDTIAPKFSGRFNKGVDYAGDVAQFEKEFEQDVAVLRFAAEQFGLKNTLRLSVHSGSDKFAIYPAMNRIIKKYNAGLHVKTAGTTWLEEVIGLAEADGDGLDVAKKIYANALGRYDELAAPYATVIDIDPAKLPPVETVNSWSSGQFVNALRHEQNCSEYNPSLRQLIHVAYKVAYELGDEFFSALEKHADIVNRNVTHNLLNRHLLPVFG from the coding sequence ATGTCAGAAAAAGTTGTTTATACATTAGGATGCGGCGACCGGTTCGGTCATCAGGGCAAAGCGCAGCTGGCCGCTTATATTGAGGCGGGGAAAAAAGGCGTACAGGTTTTTCCGGTGTGGAATAAATCCAACCGGGAACACAAAACAGTGCATACAGAACCGGCATCGCTGCGCGTTGAAGCGGATGCCGCAGTGCAAGCATTGAATTGGCATGCGCCGTATTTTGTGGATGCAGATCATATTTCGCTGGCGAATGTTGACGGCTTTATTGACGCGTCCGATTTTTTCACGCTCGACGTAGCAGGAGAAATCGGAAAACCGGCGGCGCAAAATGATATTGATTCATTTGTTGCCGCAATGCAGAAATTTTCCGGCGCTATCGAGCTGCCGGGATTGAATGAAAAACTCTCGGTGACGTCGGATGAGCTTCGCCGCATTGCCGAACACTATTTGCATGCCGTGCAGGAAGCCGGACGGATTTACCGGCACATTGCAGCGAAAAAATCCGGCGCGTTTGCCGTTGAAGTTTCGATGGACGAAACGGACGCGCCGCAAACACCGCTGGAAATGCTGTTTATTCTGGCGATGATTGCGCAGGAAAAAATCCCGGTGGACACCATCGCGCCGAAATTCAGCGGACGGTTTAATAAAGGCGTCGATTATGCCGGTGATGTGGCGCAGTTCGAAAAAGAGTTTGAACAGGATGTGGCGGTACTGCGGTTTGCGGCGGAGCAGTTCGGCTTGAAAAACACGCTGCGGTTGAGCGTTCATTCCGGCAGCGACAAATTTGCCATTTATCCGGCGATGAACCGCATCATAAAAAAATATAATGCCGGACTGCATGTAAAAACCGCCGGCACCACCTGGCTCGAAGAAGTCATTGGACTCGCCGAGGCCGACGGCGACGGATTGGACGTAGCGAAAAAAATCTATGCGAATGCGCTTGGCCGTTACGATGAACTCGCCGCACCGTATGCCACCGTGATTGATATTGATCCGGCAAAACTTCCGCCGGTTGAAACTGTGAACAGCTGGAGCAGCGGACAGTTCGTGAATGCACTGCGGCATGAACAAAACTGTTCGGAATATAATCCAAGTTTGCGGCAGTTAATCCACGTTGCCTATAAAGTTGCTTATGAACTCGGCGATGAATTTTTTAGCGCGCTCGAAAAACACGCAGATATTGTCAACCGCAACGTAACACATAATCTGTTGAACCGCCATCTTCTGCCTGTATTCGGTTAA
- the thiL gene encoding thiamine-phosphate kinase — protein sequence MKAVYAGGFKWLYRCMKTLKDLGEHNAIAALTANLKAAGDDCAVLPFAGAPYDLVLTSDPLIAGIHFTAAAPPEQIGWKAAARVFSDFAAMGADPQYLLINAVAPPEQNFETLKKIYSGVHDVCAQFSVELAGGDLAQGPALELHVFGAGCVPKDKAVFRSGARAGDAIYVTGALGDSLNTGKHLTFTPRVKEGKWLRQSGYARAMIDISDGLATDIRHILKASGSGADLIPAQIPLNGTLEQALYDGEDFELLFTVRGDEADRFDFDCLHELEHKFHRIGTVTAAPEILTLAGEPLERKAFEHFKN from the coding sequence ATGAAAGCGGTTTACGCCGGCGGGTTTAAATGGTTGTATCGGTGCATGAAAACATTAAAAGACCTTGGAGAGCATAACGCAATTGCCGCACTGACTGCAAATCTGAAAGCCGCCGGCGATGACTGCGCCGTGCTGCCGTTTGCCGGCGCGCCGTATGATTTGGTGTTAACCTCCGACCCGCTCATCGCCGGAATTCATTTTACAGCCGCTGCGCCGCCGGAACAGATCGGCTGGAAAGCCGCTGCGCGCGTGTTCAGCGATTTTGCGGCGATGGGTGCCGATCCGCAATATCTGCTCATCAACGCGGTGGCTCCGCCGGAACAGAATTTCGAAACGCTCAAAAAAATATATTCCGGCGTACATGATGTTTGCGCGCAATTTTCCGTTGAACTCGCCGGCGGCGATCTCGCGCAGGGACCGGCGCTTGAACTGCACGTCTTCGGCGCCGGATGCGTGCCGAAAGATAAAGCCGTGTTCCGTTCCGGCGCACGCGCCGGCGATGCGATTTATGTTACCGGCGCACTGGGCGATTCGCTGAATACCGGTAAACATCTGACATTTACGCCGCGCGTCAAAGAGGGCAAATGGCTCCGGCAGTCCGGTTATGCGCGCGCAATGATTGATATCAGCGACGGACTTGCCACTGATATCCGTCATATTCTAAAAGCTTCCGGCAGCGGCGCAGATCTGATTCCGGCGCAAATTCCGTTAAACGGGACACTCGAACAGGCGCTCTATGACGGTGAAGATTTTGAGCTGCTTTTCACCGTGCGCGGCGACGAAGCCGATCGGTTTGATTTTGATTGCCTCCACGAACTCGAACACAAATTCCATCGCATCGGAACTGTAACCGCTGCACCGGAAATTTTAACCCTTGCCGGTGAACCACTGGAACGCAAGGCGTTCGAACATTTTAAAAATTGA
- a CDS encoding NAD(P)-dependent oxidoreductase has product MNKRVLVTGGAGFLGINLIRHLIHQGVTDIVSLDFAEFDYPERDRVNVITGDIRDKAAVKAAMQGVQWVIHTAAALPLYTKEAIFSTDIEGTQNLLEEAYHQNVERFVHISSTAVYGIPDHHPLREDDQLIGVGPYGIAKIEAEKVCLEYREKGMCIPIIRPKSFIGPERLGVFALFYDWAKDGKNFPMIGSGKNRYQLLDVEDLCASVYLCLIKDKDTVNDIFNVGATDFTTMKEDYQAVLDRAGFGKKIIGFPAKPLIWTLRILEFFKLSPLYKWVYETACEDSFVSTEKIETQLQFFPEYSNQQALVRNYEWYLANLHSFENKGGVSHRVPWKQGILKFFKLFF; this is encoded by the coding sequence ATGAATAAGAGGGTTTTAGTTACCGGCGGCGCGGGATTTCTCGGCATTAATCTGATTCGCCATCTGATACACCAGGGTGTCACCGATATCGTCTCGCTCGATTTTGCGGAGTTTGACTATCCGGAGCGCGACCGTGTGAACGTGATTACCGGCGACATCCGCGACAAAGCCGCAGTGAAAGCAGCGATGCAGGGCGTGCAATGGGTGATTCACACCGCCGCTGCACTGCCGCTTTACACCAAAGAAGCAATTTTTTCGACGGATATTGAAGGCACGCAAAACCTGCTCGAAGAAGCATATCACCAGAATGTCGAACGCTTCGTGCATATCTCATCGACAGCGGTTTACGGCATCCCCGACCATCATCCGCTGCGTGAAGATGATCAACTGATCGGCGTCGGACCGTACGGCATCGCCAAAATCGAAGCAGAAAAGGTCTGCCTTGAATATCGCGAAAAAGGTATGTGTATTCCGATTATCCGCCCGAAATCATTTATCGGCCCGGAACGTCTCGGTGTCTTTGCATTATTCTACGACTGGGCAAAAGACGGCAAAAACTTCCCGATGATCGGCAGCGGCAAAAACCGGTATCAACTGCTCGATGTTGAAGATTTGTGCGCATCAGTTTATCTCTGCCTGATCAAGGACAAAGATACAGTCAACGATATTTTCAATGTGGGCGCCACCGATTTTACCACGATGAAAGAAGACTATCAGGCCGTGCTCGACCGCGCCGGTTTCGGGAAAAAGATCATCGGATTTCCAGCGAAACCGCTGATCTGGACGCTGCGCATTCTGGAATTTTTCAAACTGTCGCCGCTTTATAAATGGGTTTATGAAACCGCATGCGAAGACTCGTTTGTTTCCACTGAAAAAATTGAAACGCAGCTGCAGTTTTTTCCGGAATATTCCAATCAGCAGGCGCTCGTGCGAAACTATGAGTGGTATCTTGCCAACCTGCACTCGTTCGAAAACAAAGGCGGCGTTTCACATCGCGTCCCGTGGAAACAGGGCATTCTTAAATTTTTTAAACTGTTTTTCTAA
- a CDS encoding RimK family protein encodes MAVHNLIILNNPAHWQFDIEEVEIVSAKAYLTDTRYATMKNARVFNLCRSYRYQSVGYYVSLLAAARDHRAIPSVTTMQDFKSQTIVRTIAEDIDELIQKTLAKVPAKEFTLYVYFGQTVQPEYRYIGRALYNLFESPLLKVTFACSEKWLIQQLAPLSLGGVLETDRPHLSEFARRYFSRKRFHKTEIQQYAYDLAILVNPEEGSSAPSSKRALKKFQDAADELNVYTEFITKEDYNRLPEFDALFIRETTAVNHHTYRFSRKAFAEGLAVIDDPFSILRCANKVYLAERLALAKVPAPKTVILQKDCLKKIPILPGVTLPCVLKQPDSAFSKGVTKANDEIEFRQKLEMLFEKSDLIIAQEFMQSEFDWRVGILDRRPLYVCKYYMARGHWQICNWSGTNGNRFGNTETLRVEDAPAAVVQTALKAANLMGDGLYGVDLKEIDGKIYVIEVNDNPSIDAGIEDLVLKDELYLTIIRSIIRRIENL; translated from the coding sequence ATGGCCGTGCATAATTTGATTATTCTGAACAACCCGGCGCACTGGCAATTTGATATTGAGGAAGTTGAGATTGTCTCTGCGAAGGCGTATTTGACGGATACGCGCTATGCAACGATGAAAAACGCCCGTGTTTTTAATTTATGCCGGTCATACCGTTATCAGTCCGTCGGCTATTATGTTTCGTTGCTGGCGGCGGCACGCGACCATCGCGCGATTCCAAGCGTGACGACAATGCAGGATTTTAAGTCGCAAACCATTGTGCGGACCATCGCTGAAGATATCGATGAACTGATCCAGAAAACGCTGGCAAAAGTACCGGCAAAGGAATTCACATTGTATGTGTATTTCGGGCAGACGGTACAACCGGAATACCGTTATATCGGCCGTGCGTTGTATAATCTGTTTGAATCCCCGCTTTTGAAGGTGACGTTTGCCTGCAGCGAAAAATGGTTGATTCAGCAGCTCGCACCGCTGTCGCTCGGCGGTGTATTGGAAACCGACCGGCCCCATCTTTCTGAATTTGCACGGCGTTATTTTTCGCGCAAACGGTTTCACAAAACTGAAATTCAGCAGTACGCATACGATCTCGCGATTCTGGTGAATCCGGAGGAAGGGAGCTCTGCGCCGTCGTCTAAACGCGCGCTGAAAAAATTTCAGGACGCCGCCGATGAACTGAATGTTTATACTGAATTTATCACCAAAGAAGATTACAACCGTCTGCCGGAATTTGATGCGCTGTTCATTCGTGAAACCACTGCGGTGAATCACCACACCTACCGTTTTTCGCGCAAAGCATTTGCTGAAGGGCTGGCTGTGATTGATGATCCATTTTCGATTCTGCGCTGCGCGAATAAAGTCTATCTCGCTGAACGGCTTGCGCTCGCCAAAGTTCCGGCGCCCAAAACCGTCATCTTGCAAAAAGACTGTCTGAAAAAAATTCCGATACTGCCGGGAGTCACGCTGCCGTGCGTTTTAAAACAGCCTGACAGCGCGTTTTCAAAAGGTGTTACCAAAGCCAACGACGAAATCGAATTCCGTCAGAAGCTCGAAATGCTGTTTGAAAAGTCCGACCTGATCATTGCGCAGGAATTCATGCAATCGGAGTTTGACTGGCGCGTCGGCATTCTCGACCGCCGGCCGCTTTACGTTTGTAAATATTATATGGCGCGCGGCCACTGGCAGATTTGCAACTGGTCCGGCACAAACGGCAACCGTTTCGGCAACACTGAAACACTCCGGGTGGAAGACGCGCCGGCGGCAGTGGTGCAAACCGCGCTGAAAGCCGCCAACCTGATGGGCGACGGACTGTACGGCGTTGACCTGAAAGAGATTGACGGGAAAATTTATGTCATCGAAGTGAATGACAATCCCAGCATCGACGCCGGCATTGAAGACCTCGTCCTCAAAGATGAACTGTATCTAACCATCATCCGCTCCATCATCCGCCGGATTGAAAATCTGTAA